The Streptomyces sp. DG1A-41 genomic sequence GAACAGTCACCCTCGGCGCAGCGCACGGCGCCGTGCGAGGGAAGCGGAGAAAGGGAAACGAGGCCCGCAGGGCACTTCCCCTTTCGCACCCAAGAATGCGGGTTCCCTGGCAACAGTAAAAGGCAGGGAGGCCGGGCGCATCCCGAAGGGTGATCCGGCACCTGCAAAGCGCTGGTGCACTTCTCCACACCGAGGGGCGCGGCGACGATCGCGCGGTTCTGCGCACCGGGTGTACCGGCCGAAGTCCCTGGTCTATGGCTGGAGGGCTGTCAGGCCTGCTGCGCCGGCGGAAGAACAACCGCATCACCGGCCTGTACGCAGTCCCGTACGACACCGAGACCGAGGCCGGCGTCACCACGGCGTTCCCCCTCGGGCGGTGGGTCCACCAGCAGCGGTGCGTGTACCGCGCGGGCGAACTCGACGACCACCGCAAGATCGTGCTCGACGAGGCCGGGATGGGGTGGGAACCCGGCGACGAAGCCTGGGAGAACGAACCCTCTCCGAAGAGCAGCAACAGCGGCTCGCGCGGCTGGGCGAAACACCCGCCGAGCGGCCCACCCCGGCCCCGGCGGCCAAGGACGGCGGGAAGACATCAGCCTTCCAACGCACTCTGGAAGCCCTCGCCCAGTGGATACAGCGCGAGGGCTTCCAAAGGCAGTGCCGAGAGACCATGTCGAGACCGTCGTCATCGAGGGCGAGGAGCATCAGCACAAGCCGGGCGTATGGATCTCCCACACCAAAACCCGCCGCGACGAACCCACCCACGACCAGCACACCGCACTTGCCGAACTCGGCATCGACCGGACCTGACGACGAACGAGGAAGCGTGCCGTCCTCATCGAAGCCGCCGGCTCAGCTGCCGATCGCCTCGCTGCGGACGAAGCCGGCGAAGCGGTCGGCGAACTCCGCGCTGACGTAGAGCCTGCCGTCGTTCTGCACGAAGAGCTCGAGGTTGTCCGCCAGCCACTTCGTGAAGACCGGGCCGGTGCGGTGGTCGTCGAACGCCTTGCGGTCCTTCCAGGCGCCGAGGAAGATCACCTCGTTCGCGGGAGGCGGGGGCTTGGAGCCGTCCACGATGGAGGTGTGCAGGCAGTACATGGAGGTGTCGGGCTCGTACTTCTTCACCTGCAGCACCAGTTCCTCCAGCGCCGTGACCGCCTCCTCTCGCCGGCCTTCGGCGTGCCACCACTTCGTGAGGATGCAGATCATCTGGTCTGGCCCTTCCAGTGGTTGATCTCGTCCTGCAGCTTCTTCCGGTCCTCGGCGTTCGCGTAGAAGAAGCGGGGGCACAGCGTGTGCGCCGGGTTAGCGGGGTTCGGTGTGCGCATCAGCGCGACCGCCCTGTTCTTCAGCGCGTACATGCCGTGCACGGCGAGCGGCAGCGGGTCGCCGGTCCT encodes the following:
- a CDS encoding antibiotic biosynthesis monooxygenase, coding for MICILTKWWHAEGRREEAVTALEELVLQVKKYEPDTSMYCLHTSIVDGSKPPPPANEVIFLGAWKDRKAFDDHRTGPVFTKWLADNLELFVQNDGRLYVSAEFADRFAGFVRSEAIGS